The genomic region CACCGGCAGCAGCAGCGATTGCCGGTCACGCGATACCAGCGAGGGATCGCCGGTCTGGTAGTAGCTGAACACGCCCTGGACCGTTGCCGGGCCGAGCGCGATCAGGTCGGCCTGCAGCTGCTCGACCGTGGTGCGGAACGGCAGCTCGTCGACGGTCGTCGCCTCGGCCTGCACGATCACCAGTTCGGTGACGCCGTCCGGACGGTCGAACCGCTCGGCGATGATCTGGTCGCCGCGCACGTAGTCGGGGTTATTCGAAATCCGTTGATCGGTCGTCAGCGAGCCGCCCAGCTGCGTCGCCACCAGCGCGCTCGCCGCCACAAGCATGGCCGCCCAGATGCCGACGGTGCGCCACGGGTGGCGGGCGCAATGGGCGGCGAGTCCTCCCAGCGAGAGCTCGGGAACGGGCAGGCCGCCGACAACTCGAAGGCTCTGCACGCGGCGCACGAACCGCCTCATCAATCCGCCCCCGGGCCGGACTCGGTCGGGCTCGGTTCCAACTAGGTCCTGTCTCCGCCAGAGCCGCGCGTGGCAGGTGCGAAACAAGATGCTGCTCCCAAGGGCGTGGGCATCGCGCTTCTCGAATCGCGGAGGGCGGCGGGAGACGCCGCATGCTAGGTCCGACAAGTGTGGGGCGCGCACGGACGGCGCCTGTGTGAGTTCCGCGACGCCGCGAGGGGATGTGCTGGCGCTTTGTGAGCAGACTTACATTGCGGACGGCGTCGCCGGAGGTAGTGACCACGCCGTGGCTGGGTCTCAACCAGATGTACGTGCTGACAGAGACGACGCTGCTGCGGGATCAGATGCGGGGACTATTGGGTTAGCTCTGAGCGAACAGCGAGGTCCGGTGGCCCGCGCTGCGTGCAGCGTGGGACCGGCCGGGGCTCAATCTCCCAGGCTGCACGCAGCCTGGGCCACCGGGCACGCAGCCTGGGCCACCGGAGCGGAGTGCCTAAACCGGCTTGCCGCCGTGGACCATGAGCACTTGTCCGGTGGCCAGACGGTTGTGGACCACGAAGCCCATGATCGCGTCGGCCACGTCCTCGGGCTCGCAGACGCGCTGGAGATAGGTGCCGGTGCGGGCTCGCTCGCGGTTGGTGTCGGCGTACGTGGGGTCGGGATGGTCGTAGTGCCACTCGGTGTTGATGAATCCGGGCGCGACGCAGTTAACGCGCACATCGGGAGCCAGCGCCCGAGCGAGGGTGCGGGTGAGGCTGTGCACCGCCGCCTTCGAGGCGCAGTAGGGGATCGAGCTGCCGGAGTCGCCGATGCCGGCGACGGACCCCACGTTCACGACCACGCCCGCCCCGCCGGCGCGCAGGTGCGGCGCGGCGGCGCGGGTGACGTTGAACAGCCCCTGGACGTTGGTGGCAAAGATGACGTCCCAGGCTTCATCCTCCACGCTGTCGAGGTTCAGGATGTCGCTGAAGCGGGTGACCGCGGCGTTGTTGACCAGGATGTCGAGGCCGCCCAGGGCGTCGACCGCGTCGGCGACGAGCGCTCGCGCGGCAGTCGGCGAGCTGACGTCCGCCGCAATCGGCACGGCGGCCACGCCGTGGGCGCGGGCCTTGTCCACAACTTCGTCGGCACGGTCCTTCGAACGCGCGTAGTTCACGGCGACGGAGGCGCCGCGCTCGGCCAGCATCTCGACCGTGGCGGCGCCGACGCCGCGGCTGCCTCCGGTTACCAGGGCGCGTTTGCCGCTGAGCGTCATTGCAATGACTCCTTCGATCCGCCTGTTGGACTGGCATGGTACGCGTCCGCCGTTGGCGGCAGGCCGGCCGCCGGGTGAGAATTGGCGGCCGCTCGGCAGTCCGCGCGGCTCACCGATGGGTTCCCGTGTGCCGAATCGCCTCGCCGCCGAGTCCAGCCCTTATCTCCTGCAGCATCAGCACAACCCGGTGGATTGGTTTCCCTGGGGCGAGGAGGCGCTGGCCAAGGCGCGCGACGAGAGCCGGCCGATCTTCCTGAGCATCGGCTACGCGGCCTGCCACTGGTGCCACGTGATGGAGCACGAGTCGTTCGAGGACGACGACACGGCGGCCTATCTGAACGAGCACTTCGTCTCGATCAAGGTGGACCGCGAGGAGCGGCCCGACCTGGATCAGATCTACATGAGCGCGGTCACGGCGATCACGGGGCACGGGGGATGGCCGATGACGGTGTTCCTGATGCCCGACGGGCGGCCGTTCCACGGCGGCACCTACTTCCCGCCCGAGCCGCGCTACGGCATGCCGTCGTTCCTCCAATTGTTGAAGCAGGTGTGGGAAGCCTGGGTGATTCGGCGCGACGACCTGGACAACGGCGCCCAGCAACTCGCGGAGGCGCTGCAGCGCGTGCAAGTGGGCGCGTCGCCGAGCGAGCTCACGGAGCACAAGCTCGGTCAGGCCGGCCGGGTGCTGGCGGCGAGCCACGACCGGCAGCACGGAGGCTGGGGGGCGGCGCCCAAATTCCCGCAGCCCATGGCGCTCGAGTTCCTGCTGCGACGGCACGTGGCCACAGGCGAAGGGTTGCTGTTGGAGGTGGTGGAGCGTTCCCTGACGAAGATGGCGCGCGGCGGCATCTACGACCAGCTCGGCGGCGGCTTCCATCGCTACAGCGTTGACGCCGAGTGGCTGGCGCCGCATTTCGAAAAGATGCTCTACGACAACGCCCAGCTGGCGCGGGTGTACCTGCACGCCTGGCAGGTGACGGGCAATCCCGAGTACCGGGCGGTCGTCGAAGCGACGCTGGACTACGTGGCGCGCGAGATGACGCACCCGGACGGCGGGTTCTTCAGCACGCAGGACGCCGACTCGGAAGGCGAGGAGGGCAAGTTCTTCGTCTGGTCGCTGGCCGAGGTGGATGAGCTGTTAGGAGACGACGCGCCTCTCTTCCGCGACGCGTACGACGTGACGCGAGGCGGCAATTGGGAGGGCAAGACCATCCTGCGGCGGGTGCGCGACGCGGACGTGCTGGCGTCGATGCACGGTCTGGCGGTCGAGGAGGTCGAGGCGCGTCTGGCGCTGGGACGGTCAGCACTGTTGGAGCGGCGCGAAGGCCGCATCCGGCCCGGCTTGGACGACAAGGTGCTGACGGCGTGGAACGGCATGATGCTGGCGACCGTGGCGGACGCGGCGCGGGTGCTCGATCGCGAGGACTACCGCGAGATGGCGGTGCGCGCCGGCGAGTTTGCGCTGCGCGAGCTGCGCCGTCCCAATGGACGCTTGTGGCGCACCTGGCGCAACGGGCAGGCCAAGCTGAACGGCTATCTGGAGGACTACGCGTGCCTCGCCTCGGGCCTGGTGGAGCTTTACCAGACGACTTTCGATCCGAGGTGGTTTGAGGCCGCGTGCGAGCTGGCCGACGCCATGCTGGCGCACTTCGCGGATCCGGCAGGGGGCTTCTTCGACACCAGCGAGGACCACGAAACGCTGATCACCCGACCCAAGGACGTCCAGGACAACGCCACGCCTTCGGGCAACGCGATGGCGGCGACGGTGTTGGCACAGCTTGCCGCGCTGACGGGGGAAGCAAGATTTGCCGATGCGGTGGCGCGGGCGCTGCCGCTGGTTGGACGATTCGCCGGCGAGCATGCCACCGGGTTCGGACAGTGGCTGTGCGCGGCCGACTTTACGCTCGCGGGCGCCCACGAAGTCGCGATCGTGGGCGACCTTCAGGATCCCGGTACGCGCGAGCTCATCGACACCGCGTTCGCCACCTACCGACCCCGCCAGGTGGTCGCGGCGGCGGCGCCTTCCGAGTCGACCGCGGTGCCGCTGTTGGTCGGTCGGCCGCCGGTCAATGGGGCGGCGACGGCCTATGTGTGCCGCAACTTCGCCTGCGAATTGCCGGTCACGGATGCCGCCGGACTCGCGGCGCAACTGGCCGGATAGCGCCGGGCCGGTAGGATAGGGCAGATGCAACCTCAGGGGCTGCGATGGACGTTCTGCGAATAACGCCGCGGGGCTTCTGCCATGGCGTCGTGGACGCCATCCGCCTGGCGCAGGAGGCCGGTCAAACGCACGAGGGCCCCGTGTACATGCTGGGCTACCTGGTGCACAACGCCCACGTGGTGCAAGAGCTGGCCCAATACAACGTGAAGCTGATCGACCTGGACGATCGGTTTGCGGGGCTGGAGAAGATCGAAAGCGGCACGGTGATCCTCACGGCGCACGGCGTTTCGCCGGCGGTGAAATCCCGGGCGATGGACCGCGGGCTGACGGTGATCGACGCTACCTGCTCCGACGTCTACGTGACGCACGACCTGATCATCGACCTGGTCGACAAGGGCTACGAGATCATCTACGTGGGCAAGCCGGGCCATCCCGAGCCGGAAGGGGCGATCGGCGAAGCGCCCGATCACGTGCATCTGGTCTCGTCGACGGACGACGTGGCCAAGCTCGATCTCGACGCGAAGCACATCGCCGTGACCACGCAAACCACGTTGAGCGTGTGGGACACCGAGGACATCATCTCCAGCATTCTGGACAAATACCCCGACGCCGAGGTGCACAACGACATTTGCCTGGCGACCCAGGACCGCCAGGAAGCGGCCGTTGCCGCCGCCGACGAGTGCGATCTGGTGCTGGTGGTGGGAAGCTCGCGCAGCTCCAACTCACGGCGCCTGGTCGAGGTGGTGCGGGACATCAAGGGCAAGCCCGCGCACCTGGTGGACACCGTCGCCGAGATCGACCTGGAGTGGTTTGTTGATACGAAACGAGTGGGGATCACGGCGGGGGCGTCCACGCCCGCGCGCCTGACCCGCGAGGTGATCGAGTTCGTGGAGGCCTACGAGCCCGCGATCACGGCCCCCAACGGAGACGACGCCCGCGCCTAGAGCCGCTCGGACGAGCCGGTTTGCCCGGCTTCCGCGTTGAGGTCGTCGACCACGAATGGAAGCAGCGGCACGCCCAGCTCGCGCGATTCATCGAAGCGCTCCCACTCGATCTCGCCGGGCACGTAGATGCGCGACGTGCCTTCCACACGGTCGCACTCATGGAACAGCGCGATCTGCTGATCGACGAGGGCCGTGAACACGTCAGGCGGCATGAAGGCCGCGATGTCGATGGCGTGAAACCAGTGCCCGGTGTCGCCGTGGCTCCCATCGGGCTGCTGACGCCCGACCTTTGGTCCAAAGCTGGCGCCGGCCAGGACGCCGGCCAGGAGATCGACCACCTGCGCCAGGCCAATGCCCTTGGGTCCGCCGATGGAGACGCCGGATCCCTCGGCAAGATCGGCGGGATCCCTGCTCGGCTGACCATGGCGGTCCAAGATCCAGCCGTCGGGCACTGTCTGCCCCAAGCGTTCGGCAATCGCGACGCGCGAGTTGGCCGAGACGGACATCGCCATGTCCAGCACGATGGGGCGCTCACGAGCCGCGGGAATGGCGAAGGCGATGGGGTTGTTGCCGACCATTCGCTTCCGCCCGCCAAACGGGAACATCGTGGGCCCGGCGTTTGTGGCGGCGAACCCGATCATCCCGTGCGGGAGCGCCATCATGGCGAAGTGGGCGGCCGCGCCGAAATGGTTGCTCCCCCTGGTGAATCCGGTGGCTGCCCCGCTGGCGCCGGCTTTCCGAATGACCGCCTGCATGGTGAAGTGGCCCGCCACCGCACCAGGCGCGCGGTCGCCATCCACGTGCACCGTCGCGGGCGTTTCGCTCACGATGTGCGGCTGAGCCTCGGCGTTGGTGGACCCGCGGCGGATCTCCTTGCAGTACTTCGGCAGCATCACGTGGCCATGGGTGCGGACGCCGCGCATGTCGGCGGCGATGAGGTTGTCGGCCAGGATGCCGGCATGGTCGGAGCTGAGCCCCAGCCCCTGCAGCAGCCCTAGGTCAAAGTCCCGAAGGTCTGCCTCCGGGATGCGAACGTATTCGTCAGGCGGCATGGCGTGCTTGATTCAGGGAGTGCAGAACGCCTCAGAATCGTACGCCAAGCGTGGATCGACGACGGCACGGAGGGCGCGACGGGTGTAATCCCAGCCACGTGCACCAGTGCGCCGCAAGGCGTTGGCCGGGATTGCTACGATCATCGCCGCCGATCCGACCGGGACACCGATATGCCCGCACTTGACGATGCCGCCATGGAAGCCGTGGTCCAGGCGCTTTACGCGCATCCGAACCGTCGCCATGCGGTTCCGGTGGATTCCGAGGACGCCGTGGGAAGTCTGCGGCTTGCGCTCGAGGCGACGGTAGAACGGCTGCACGGGATCGACGCCATGTGGGGTCGGGGCGTTCGACTTGAGGTCGAGCGCGATGATGACGGCGTGCCACATCGCGCCTGGCTATGGCGGGGCTTGGTCGGCGGCCAGCGGCCGATGCGGGATGGCTTCAGCAGCGAGCCGCGGCGGGTGCGCGCTTAGCCCAATCTCGCCCCCCACGCAGCACAACAGCGTCGCGCGCTGCGTCCCGGGCTAACCAGGCGACAAATAGATTCTATCTTCCAGCAGCTCAAGGTTTACACCGAAGTATTGACGCAGCATCGCCCGAAATATATTAACCGAAGTAATTCCATTATACTTCCAGCAGCTCAAGGTTTACACCGAAGTATTGACGCAGCATCGCCCGAAATATATTAACCGAAGTAATTCCATTATACATAGGCATATCCCCGCCTTCCGGGAACAAATAAGCTGCAAGAATATGGTGACAGATCGGCGAGAAACTGCAGTTTTCTATGCCGTGATCGCTCATTATGACAATGATCGGTGTAATCGAAGACCGCTCAAGGATTCCATCGATGATTTCAAGCAACCTTGAATTCAGCCAGATTATCTGGCCGTAAAGCGCCGATTTCACCGTCGGGTCATGGTCGTGAGACCAAGCACCACTAGGCGCGATTTCTCCATATTGATCGAACGAATAGGGGGAGTGGGGCTTAACCAGATGAGCATAGACAAACTGCGGCGATGCATTCGCACCAAGCTCGTTCATATAGTCCATCCAATCAAGAACGCGCCGAGGATCCTCCCACGAATCCACATAGTGATCTTCAGCCTGGAATGAATCCGGACGATGCATGCCGCTAGCGAGCGTAGTCCTCAAGAACTCGCTCATGAATCTGTTGGATAAACTGAAGGCCCGCTGCCAATGATATCTATATTGTGATCGCTGGTCATAGTCGACGTACCCGGAAATGATACGACCTTGAGGCGTGAAATCCACGATTTCATCTGCATTTCGACTCGTCGCGGTCATTTGCCATCCCGACGACACGTGAACGTACTTGTATCCCAGTCCAGTTAGCACTCTGCCTAAAGCATGGTCAAGCGCCGCATCGTAAATCCGGTATGTATCCCCCAGAGATTCCTTGCAGGGGTGGGCATGCTGAATATAACTCATATTCAAAGACGATGTGATCGACCAAACCGAACACGTATAGTTGCTTTGTGCATATGGATCGACATAGAATCCACGGTTTTTCAGTTCTTGCACGAACGCACTGTTGTCAAATGACTCCGGCGAACCACTGCGGGGATATCCGTCCAATTGGATCACGTAGACATCCCGCAGCTCGTGCGACGAGCTCGCGACCAGACCCTCATTGATTTGCCGGTCAATATCAGTCGCATTTGCCAGGATAGAACTTTCTTCAGGCTGCTGAATTTGAGTCGAAAGGAGCACTTGCGCGAGCTGGAACATCGGGAACGCGACAAGCACAATGCTTGCAAAGTTGAGGATTTGACCGATCCTTTGCAAGGAGTCTGTGCGACCTCGCAATAGCATGCCGGAACCGACGATGATCGGCACTCCAATCCCCAGGAGGAATCTCCAATCCGGCTGCTCTACGTCGGCGGCATATATATGGCCATAGGAAAAGAATATGACCCCGAGTATCCCCGTGAGTAAGGCTGCCGGCTCCGCGCCGTTGAGAGCAATTCGAAGCGCGACGAAAACGCCGGTAACTCCGGCCATAATCACAACGCTCGGAAGGATTGCCTCGTATGCTCGTAGGAGAATCAGGTTCGTCGCGAGGAAATGCAGAATGGCAAACGCTGGTATGAGCCATGGAAAGACATAGAAGGCGCGACGCCCAGCCGCTGGTTCCAAGGGCGGGCGTTGCACGCGCAGCCGGGCTCCCACCAGCCGCAGCTTGTCCGCGGTTGCTCCGCCGACGACAACGGCAGCCTGCAATCTCCCATGCACTCGGCTGAGGCGGCGTGCGACCGGGGGGCTGAGCAACACGGCCGCCACCGCCGCGACAATCCCGCCGACCAGGCGCAATAGATCGAGACTCGCTCCTGCCAGCGCCGCCCGCCATCCCTCGCCTCGCCAAATCACTTCGTACGCCAGCGGTCCCTGGTCGGTCGGATTGAGATTGAGCGTCGGCCCCCCACCTGCACCACCAGCCTCCGTGGTGCCGAAAATGGCGTGGTTGCTCCGCTCATCCGACACCCAGAGCTGCAGGACCAACGCCTCTCCAGGCACCGGATGGTATGGCGGGAATTCAAGCACGTAGGGCTGGAGGAGATGGCTGGGCTTGATCCCGACTCGGTCCTGCCGGACTAGCTCCCGGTCCGGTCCTTGCAGCAGCGCCGCCACCACCGGCGCCTCCTGGCCGCGGTCCGCGCCGGCGGCGCCCCAAATCCGGATCTCCGACACCACGCCAAGCCCGTCATCCAGGACCTGCTCCACCGATTGCTCGGGCCACACCGGGCCGACCGCATCGACGATGTCCCCAGCCGATCGCGCCACGAAGCTCGTGCGCGGCAGCAGGCTCAGCAGCAATCCCAGTCCGACCAGACCGAGGATCGCCGAGGCTAGCCGGAGCCGCGAGTCAGGCAGCGGAACAGCCTTGAGGCCGGACGGGAGCGATGGCGCATCCGAGGTTTCGGCAGATCACGAGCAGTGCCGCACGCGCTAGGAGGCTTCGGCTTCCAGTGCGGCGAGCGCCTCGGCGGCCTTGCGCTTCTTATCCGGATCGGGGTCCCGGGCGACGATGCGCTGCAGGGTGGCGCGGGCCTCGATGCCGCCTTGTGCAGCCACCTCGAACGCCATGGCATCGCGCTTTTCGTTGTACTGCGTGTCGAATTCCCCCATGTTGAGGTCCCAGTCGCGCCAGTAGTACTGGTGCTGACCCGGCGCCCAGCCGGCGTAGATCTGCTCCCAGGAGACATCGGGGTCGTGCGGATTCAAGCTGCCAGGCAAGATCGGATCGGCGATGCGCTGGAAGCGCAGGTCCACCGACAGGCGCAAACGTTTGCCTGTGGCCGGCGCCCCGCGATGGACGGTCATGCTGTGGAAGAACAGCACGTCGCCTTGGTTGAAGGTGCCGCCCACCCACGTCCCATGCAGCGGGTCCGAAATCTCCGTACCGCTGGCGCCGAGCGCCGGGACAAAGTCGAAGACGCCCTTCAGATGCGATCCGGCAGCGATCTCAAGCCC from Chloroflexota bacterium harbors:
- a CDS encoding phytanoyl-CoA dioxygenase family protein — translated: MSDVRPFFDATEIAGDAADVRGRFDRDGYLFVRGLLPPPVVEDLRRQFLPVLRDSGWIAADSPATDQVADPSAFAVEPEPEYQKVYNRLYSLPAFHALQHRSELMDLMERVLDATVMPQPRVIARVIFPERTAYTTPAHQDFVPVQGAADTITAWIPLTDLTSEMGGLEIAAGSHLKGVFDFVPALGASGTEISDPLHGTWVGGTFNQGDVLFFHSMTVHRGAPATGKRLRLSVDLRFQRIADPILPGSLNPHDPDVSWEQIYAGWAPGQHQYYWRDWDLNMGEFDTQYNEKRDAMAFEVAAQGGIEARATLQRIVARDPDPDKKRKAAEALAALEAEAS
- a CDS encoding thioredoxin domain-containing protein, which translates into the protein MGSRVPNRLAAESSPYLLQHQHNPVDWFPWGEEALAKARDESRPIFLSIGYAACHWCHVMEHESFEDDDTAAYLNEHFVSIKVDREERPDLDQIYMSAVTAITGHGGWPMTVFLMPDGRPFHGGTYFPPEPRYGMPSFLQLLKQVWEAWVIRRDDLDNGAQQLAEALQRVQVGASPSELTEHKLGQAGRVLAASHDRQHGGWGAAPKFPQPMALEFLLRRHVATGEGLLLEVVERSLTKMARGGIYDQLGGGFHRYSVDAEWLAPHFEKMLYDNAQLARVYLHAWQVTGNPEYRAVVEATLDYVAREMTHPDGGFFSTQDADSEGEEGKFFVWSLAEVDELLGDDAPLFRDAYDVTRGGNWEGKTILRRVRDADVLASMHGLAVEEVEARLALGRSALLERREGRIRPGLDDKVLTAWNGMMLATVADAARVLDREDYREMAVRAGEFALRELRRPNGRLWRTWRNGQAKLNGYLEDYACLASGLVELYQTTFDPRWFEAACELADAMLAHFADPAGGFFDTSEDHETLITRPKDVQDNATPSGNAMAATVLAQLAALTGEARFADAVARALPLVGRFAGEHATGFGQWLCAADFTLAGAHEVAIVGDLQDPGTRELIDTAFATYRPRQVVAAAAPSESTAVPLLVGRPPVNGAATAYVCRNFACELPVTDAAGLAAQLAG
- a CDS encoding Ldh family oxidoreductase translates to MPPDEYVRIPEADLRDFDLGLLQGLGLSSDHAGILADNLIAADMRGVRTHGHVMLPKYCKEIRRGSTNAEAQPHIVSETPATVHVDGDRAPGAVAGHFTMQAVIRKAGASGAATGFTRGSNHFGAAAHFAMMALPHGMIGFAATNAGPTMFPFGGRKRMVGNNPIAFAIPAARERPIVLDMAMSVSANSRVAIAERLGQTVPDGWILDRHGQPSRDPADLAEGSGVSIGGPKGIGLAQVVDLLAGVLAGASFGPKVGRQQPDGSHGDTGHWFHAIDIAAFMPPDVFTALVDQQIALFHECDRVEGTSRIYVPGEIEWERFDESRELGVPLLPFVVDDLNAEAGQTGSSERL
- a CDS encoding 4-hydroxy-3-methylbut-2-enyl diphosphate reductase; the encoded protein is MDVLRITPRGFCHGVVDAIRLAQEAGQTHEGPVYMLGYLVHNAHVVQELAQYNVKLIDLDDRFAGLEKIESGTVILTAHGVSPAVKSRAMDRGLTVIDATCSDVYVTHDLIIDLVDKGYEIIYVGKPGHPEPEGAIGEAPDHVHLVSSTDDVAKLDLDAKHIAVTTQTTLSVWDTEDIISSILDKYPDAEVHNDICLATQDRQEAAVAAADECDLVLVVGSSRSSNSRRLVEVVRDIKGKPAHLVDTVAEIDLEWFVDTKRVGITAGASTPARLTREVIEFVEAYEPAITAPNGDDARA
- a CDS encoding SDR family NAD(P)-dependent oxidoreductase — protein: MTLSGKRALVTGGSRGVGAATVEMLAERGASVAVNYARSKDRADEVVDKARAHGVAAVPIAADVSSPTAARALVADAVDALGGLDILVNNAAVTRFSDILNLDSVEDEAWDVIFATNVQGLFNVTRAAAPHLRAGGAGVVVNVGSVAGIGDSGSSIPYCASKAAVHSLTRTLARALAPDVRVNCVAPGFINTEWHYDHPDPTYADTNRERARTGTYLQRVCEPEDVADAIMGFVVHNRLATGQVLMVHGGKPV